The following are encoded together in the Flavobacterium sp. TR2 genome:
- a CDS encoding contractile injection system tape measure protein — MNPQKHIIQQQVVEVDFYDKSATQDVFAQFSRLFKTKLGDITNTLLDNTVNAHNFIKIDQLELNIGTLTYPFTDDEFADLYEQALEKALFDYATLHNISNSGSAIENNQNVQNFLISCMELLHFFLSNGVLPWWASGEVFTQPDKTFLKLFKENPEQLRGLILKTGVEEQVRKRLAQQFNDEIIKNIITLLIPLQANFISRYFDNVVKIQKQKEIIKTPQKAFGQALWYFILTYLLVDMGGHFERRFFVKRTLSQMASHFNVSYESILKLLADAIETNPELIRSDKNFTIYIKELREEVRTGLEINESFDFEKHLEEEKAKNQFEALHYYFFFGSLPLEYGYYTPQKISLLLDAIIQKHPEELINIFSRQHNITQFTERLMAVAPESALLAIIRIMQPANADFIINYYQTTVKIQNKKNLIKTNERELKKAILKFIFSFLLTSHSSLFSAKMFVENNIKKLAQHYNIDYQTLLLLMAQGMAEAHAIVKDQSSLFFIFTEILGEMRTGSVNKLVEEDMVTELRKEGRNITKNRKEKIDAKYADNLVLQDLFLFWFTQGTIPWWAKEQKITVTAELFQELVNKEPTIALLVMKQAAHLGFKKQEILNSISKSVLQLLEKLPENENVFKIWSEFQKLEAISEMGISADLLRGVLLKSILETYHQLQFNSFDVQLFYAILINFLKKTARVPEEKIEQFFAAQFKENKLSYLKNVIKDAVQEKDSPFDIDKSVLFLDRNALSAASDLEKNYQFSFDEFKLLTKSNDMLKMSLSKLVNRAYEILKYYLLHNKLPDDIKIDDQLVMANFIERLAIVIFEQDQNLLHNLMRQDNASAEAKISLHNNFSKHSSQQGRNIANLLGEYEEKDFLIYIKQIWKQDQAFANFTEIIHFIKHQSSDLAQQQLHKQVLQLGNASLHYAGIYKGAEFAAMIKSLADNTFYELITKHIYILNIAVKDSFEREKLLLYFREFGFYWVAQKNAENVNLFFYRFLAFLSHKKNWDIKHLYQQLANVSEDIKLLNNVSLQNVVSTMQKEAQTYLAQYKYRQEILNNVKDEVLKQLNMENNATAMEEKKPDAIMDQDETIKLKEGEKVYIENAGLVLLHPFLSTLFDRTGLVKNGEFVNDEAKFRAPHLLQYLVNFEQESPEHALLLNKILCGIEYQEAVASGIVLTELEMNTANELLYVVTQHWEKLKNTSISGLQESFLQRSGSLCLSSEGWTLVVENKAYDVLLQTLPWGLSFIKNSWMTEPIFVEWS, encoded by the coding sequence ATGAACCCCCAGAAACACATCATACAGCAGCAAGTTGTTGAGGTAGATTTTTATGATAAATCTGCCACACAAGATGTGTTTGCACAATTCAGCCGACTCTTTAAAACGAAACTGGGAGATATTACCAACACACTTTTAGACAATACGGTAAATGCTCATAATTTTATTAAGATAGACCAGCTAGAATTAAACATTGGCACATTAACCTATCCGTTTACCGATGATGAATTTGCCGATCTCTATGAGCAGGCATTAGAAAAAGCGCTGTTTGATTATGCTACTCTGCATAACATCAGCAATAGCGGTTCAGCAATAGAAAACAATCAAAATGTTCAAAATTTTCTAATAAGCTGTATGGAGCTGCTGCATTTTTTTTTGAGCAATGGCGTATTGCCGTGGTGGGCGAGCGGGGAGGTGTTTACACAGCCTGACAAAACTTTTTTGAAGCTGTTTAAAGAAAATCCTGAACAGCTAAGAGGTTTAATTCTTAAAACAGGAGTAGAAGAGCAAGTCAGAAAACGTTTGGCGCAACAGTTTAATGATGAGATTATCAAAAACATTATCACTCTTCTAATACCGCTGCAGGCCAATTTTATCAGCCGCTATTTTGATAATGTAGTGAAGATTCAAAAGCAGAAAGAGATTATAAAAACGCCACAGAAAGCATTTGGACAAGCATTATGGTATTTTATTCTGACCTACCTGCTAGTAGATATGGGAGGACATTTTGAACGCAGGTTTTTTGTAAAAAGAACATTATCGCAAATGGCCTCTCACTTTAATGTATCGTACGAGAGCATTTTAAAATTATTGGCAGATGCCATTGAAACCAATCCAGAATTAATACGGTCAGATAAAAATTTCACGATATATATAAAAGAGCTTAGAGAAGAAGTAAGAACTGGTTTGGAAATAAACGAATCCTTTGATTTTGAGAAGCATTTAGAAGAAGAAAAGGCAAAAAATCAGTTTGAAGCACTGCATTATTATTTCTTTTTTGGGTCATTGCCTTTAGAGTACGGTTATTACACACCTCAAAAAATCAGTTTGCTGCTAGATGCCATCATCCAAAAGCATCCAGAAGAATTGATCAATATATTTAGCAGACAGCACAACATAACACAATTTACAGAACGACTAATGGCGGTGGCGCCAGAAAGTGCTTTACTGGCTATAATACGCATTATGCAACCTGCAAACGCTGATTTTATCATTAACTATTACCAAACTACCGTAAAAATTCAAAACAAAAAAAATCTCATAAAAACCAATGAGCGAGAGCTGAAAAAAGCAATCTTAAAATTTATTTTTTCTTTTCTTTTGACTTCGCATAGCAGTTTGTTTAGCGCTAAAATGTTTGTAGAAAATAATATTAAAAAGCTCGCACAACATTATAATATAGATTATCAGACCTTATTGCTATTGATGGCGCAGGGTATGGCAGAAGCTCATGCTATTGTAAAAGACCAATCTTCGCTATTTTTTATTTTCACCGAAATTTTGGGCGAAATGCGAACTGGCTCAGTAAACAAACTGGTTGAAGAGGACATGGTTACAGAACTGAGAAAGGAAGGAAGAAACATAACAAAAAACAGAAAAGAAAAGATAGATGCAAAATACGCTGATAACCTTGTATTGCAAGATTTATTTTTGTTTTGGTTTACGCAGGGCACTATACCGTGGTGGGCAAAAGAGCAAAAAATAACAGTTACAGCCGAATTATTTCAGGAACTGGTAAACAAAGAACCAACCATTGCTTTATTGGTTATGAAGCAAGCTGCGCATCTGGGCTTTAAAAAGCAGGAAATACTGAATAGCATATCTAAATCGGTATTGCAGCTTTTGGAAAAGCTTCCAGAGAATGAAAACGTTTTTAAAATATGGAGTGAATTCCAGAAACTGGAAGCAATTTCTGAAATGGGTATTTCGGCAGACCTTTTGCGCGGTGTTTTGCTAAAGTCAATACTCGAAACGTACCATCAGTTGCAGTTTAATTCTTTCGATGTGCAGCTTTTTTATGCAATCTTGATTAACTTCCTTAAAAAAACGGCAAGAGTGCCTGAAGAAAAAATAGAGCAATTCTTTGCAGCTCAATTCAAAGAAAATAAATTGTCTTATCTGAAAAACGTTATAAAAGACGCTGTTCAAGAAAAAGACAGTCCATTTGATATTGATAAATCGGTTTTGTTTCTAGATAGAAATGCGTTATCTGCTGCCAGCGATCTAGAGAAAAATTACCAATTTTCATTTGATGAGTTTAAGCTGTTGACAAAATCAAACGATATGCTTAAAATGTCATTGAGTAAACTGGTCAATAGAGCCTATGAAATTCTAAAATATTACCTGCTGCATAACAAACTTCCCGATGATATAAAGATTGACGACCAATTGGTAATGGCAAATTTTATCGAGAGACTGGCAATCGTAATTTTTGAACAGGATCAGAATTTGCTGCACAACCTGATGCGTCAGGATAATGCGTCGGCTGAAGCGAAAATATCGCTACACAACAATTTCTCAAAACATAGCAGTCAGCAGGGACGAAATATTGCAAATTTGCTTGGCGAATACGAAGAGAAGGATTTTTTAATCTATATAAAACAAATCTGGAAACAAGATCAGGCTTTTGCCAATTTTACTGAAATAATTCATTTTATTAAACATCAAAGCAGTGATCTTGCACAGCAGCAATTGCATAAACAAGTGCTGCAATTGGGGAATGCCAGTTTGCATTATGCGGGCATATATAAAGGAGCAGAATTTGCGGCCATGATAAAATCATTGGCAGACAACACATTTTATGAGCTCATCACCAAACATATTTATATTTTGAACATAGCGGTTAAAGACTCTTTTGAACGGGAAAAGCTGTTATTATATTTTAGAGAGTTTGGCTTTTATTGGGTAGCGCAAAAAAACGCAGAAAATGTAAATCTGTTTTTTTATAGATTTCTGGCATTTTTGAGTCATAAAAAAAACTGGGACATCAAACATCTCTATCAACAGCTTGCAAATGTTTCAGAAGATATAAAACTGCTTAATAATGTCTCGCTGCAAAATGTAGTTTCAACTATGCAAAAAGAGGCGCAAACTTATCTGGCACAATATAAATACAGGCAAGAAATTTTGAACAATGTTAAAGATGAGGTTTTAAAACAGCTAAATATGGAGAACAACGCCACAGCAATGGAAGAAAAGAAACCGGATGCAATAATGGATCAGGATGAAACTATAAAATTAAAAGAAGGAGAGAAGGTTTATATCGAAAATGCAGGACTGGTTTTGCTGCATCCGTTTTTGAGCACCTTGTTTGATCGTACCGGTTTAGTGAAAAATGGCGAATTTGTAAATGATGAAGCCAAATTTAGAGCCCCGCATTTATTGCAATATCTTGTTAATTTCGAACAGGAAAGTCCAGAACACGCCTTACTGCTTAATAAAATTTTATGCGGTATAGAGTATCAAGAAGCAGTAGCATCGGGCATTGTTTTAACCGAATTAGAAATGAATACCGCCAATGAACTGCTTTATGTGGTAACGCAGCACTGGGAAAAATTAAAGAATACTTCGATTAGCGGACTTCAGGAAAGTTTTTTGCAGCGCAGCGGTTCTTTATGTTTATCCAGTGAAGGATGGACTCTGGTAGTAGAGAACAAAGCTTATGATGTATTGCTGCAAACACTCCCTTGGGGATTAAGTTTTATTAAAAATTCATGGATGACCGAACCAATATTTGTAGAATGGAGCTAG